The Bernardetia sp. ABR2-2B DNA window TTAGACCAGAGTTCAAATTCTTGAATTCTTTTCTTATCACTCCACTCTCTTCTCCTATACCTGGAGTAACAGGCGAAACGGTATAAGAAGTTAATAACTCACGATAATCTGTTGCTATGTCGTGCAAAACCCAACGATGCGAACGAGGTTTGTCGCACAATAATTGGTCTTTTACGATAGTATTTACCTCTAAACGTAGAAGGTCGTTTGCTAAATTGGTAATAAAATCCTTTTTCATAGAAAAATTCTGCCCTTAGAAATGATTAAAATAAAATAAATTGATTTAAAATTAATCATTATTTATTTTTCTGAATTAAGCTCTCTAAAAAGGTCAATCAGAGAAGCAATTGCCTGTATATTTCCTTGAATAATTTCGTGTCCTTTTTCTTCTTTGTGTGCATGAAAATTACGCATCCACTCATATTCATCACTTACTAGCTCTTTGCTAATATGTGTTGTAATGTCTCCATCAATTAGATTGATACGACTGTTCATGAGTTTATAATCATTGTCTCTTCGTAAAGAAACTTTTTCATCTACATCTACATCAAAATCGCCTACAATGGTCTTGATTTCTAGGTTTGTCAAGTCCACAACACGCTCTTCAACATATTTAATAAAATCTTGGAGTTTGTCCACATTTGTTTTTTCAACACGCTCTACATTTGTGTTAGTTGGAACAACTGCACCACTTCCTCCATTTATTGGATCATTTGAATCTTCTACTGCCATAACTTTTCAAGTTGTGAATTATAAATTGTGAATTATGAAATTTACTGTTGCTTGTGTCCTCACGAGCGAACTATTTATTACCTATCCGAAACGTGTGAACCACCAAAGATTCCACTTTTTCTTTTACATCTTTCGATAGAGTCCAAACGCCTTTCGATGAGTCCATTATCAAAAAGATACTTTATACTCTCATTGTATGATTCAATTGCCTTTGAATAGTGTGCTTCTATTTCATACATAATTCCATATTCGTTATGGATTGTACCCAAATTAACTCCCTCACACTCTAGAGCTTTGCTTAATATTTTTTTCAGCTCGTCAAATGACTTCATAGAAGACAATAAAACAGCATAATTATAATAAACAGGAGGGTAAGCAGGTGAATGTTGTAAAGCTAATTTATAACATTCTTCAGCATTTTTATACTCTTGGAATTTGTTGTGATAAATCCAACCCAAATGATTATATGCCTTACCAAAAGTAGGGTTTTCTCTAAGCATTTGTTGTAACTCCTTTGTAGCTTCACCAATTTTATTCTCTTTGATAATTAAATCAACTTTCATAAAACGCTCGTGTAAATCTGGGTCTGTTTCAAAAATCATAAATTGAATAGTATTTGAGTGTGCATAATAATCAAATTCTGTTTCAAAAACAATAACAAAGTAACTACAAAAACAAAATTTTAGAAATTAAAAAACCTAGAATGTTACTTTCTTCGCTTCTCTGAATTGTAAAAAGTAGATTCTTTATTTTTATAATTCAATTTGTGGGCTACAAGTATTTCAGACTTCCTAGTCTGAATAAATAGCATTTTACTAGTTACACAGACTAGGAAGTCTGTGATACATAACTTGAGTTATTTTTTATCTGATTTGATAACTCAATTTTATGAAACGATTTACACAATTTTTTGCTTGTTTATTTTTAGTATTTTTTATTTGTTTTGTCTCTAATTTCTCTGTTTTTGGACAAACTCAAAATGAGGAAGAAGAGGAAATTATAGAAGTAGAACAGCATCCAGAGGGTTTTTATAAAGATATTGAAATAAGTATTGAAGATGTAGTAAATGAACCTATTGAATCACTTGAAGAAGAAAAAGAAGAAGCTCCTTTTTGTTGTATATTATATATGGAACAAAATGCTGTTTTTGAAGGAGGAATGGATTATTTCAAAGAAGTTGTAAATAATCAAATGCGTTTTTCAGAAACAATGAAAGAAGGACGAGTTTTTATTCAGTTTGTAGTTGAGAAAACAGGAAAAGTATCAGAAATAAAAGTAATAAAAGGTCTATCAGAAGAAAACGACAAAGAAGCATTGCGAATAATGACTTTGATAAGTGAAAATTATAGTTGGAAACCTGCCGAACAGCGAGGCAAAAAAGTGAAAGTTAGAATGAGTATTCCTATTTTTTTTAAAGAAGAGAATACGATTCCAATAGAAATAAATGATTCTTTACAAAATGTATTACTTGATTTATCTTTTCTTGATTCGATTAAAATTCCTGCTGTTGAAATAAAAAGAGAGGAAGAGGAGGAAGAAGAAGTTTTTAGTTTTGACGCTTCTTCTAACCCTATTTTTGAAGGAGGTTGGGGTAATTTTAATGAAATAATTGAAAAAAATTTACAATTTCCCAAAGGAGGAAAAGAAGGGCGTGTTTTACTTTGGTTTGTAGTGGACACAACAGGAAAAATGATAGATTTTGAAGTAAAAGAAAGTCCAAATGAAGAAAATAGTAAAGAAACCTTGAGGGTAATGAATTTGATAAACGAAAGTCACTCTTGGAAACCGAGAATAGATTCTAAGACAGGAAAGAAATATAAAGTGCGATTAGCTATGTTTATTACCTTTAAAAAATAAAATATCAATCAGTATGAAAATTTTGATATGTAGATTTTTAATTTTTTCTCTAGTCTTACTTGTTAATTTTCCTGTTTTTGGACAGCAAAAAGATACTACACAGATAGAAGAAACTAAAATTTATACAATAGCAGAAAACCGTCCTATTTTTGAAGGAGGACAAGATAATTTTTATAAAATCATAAGTAAAAATCTAAAACTAGCAGAGAAATCTAATGTAACAGGTTCAAGAGTTTTTATAGAATTTGTAATAGATACAACAGGAAAAATGACAGATTTTAAAATATTAAAAAGTAATTTCTCTAAAAAAAATAATGAAGGGTTTTTGAAAACTTTAGATTCTATAAGCGAGAATTATACTTGGAAACCTGCTGTTCATAAAGGAAAAAAAGTGTTTTATAGAATGAGTTTGCCTATTATTCTCCGTCTTTCAGAATAAACATAAGATAGATATTTGTCGTTGGTGGGGACACCAACAACGGCTATTTTGCCATTGTCGGTGTCTCCACCGACGATAACTTGCTACTAATTAAGAAATCAGCCAAATTTTATCTTCTTTTGCTCCTTCTTGTGTCCATTCTACCTCTATGTGTTCGGATAAAATAGTATTTACAGTTTTTCCTGTGTAGTTGGGAGCAATTGGTAAATCTCTTGTATATTTTCTATCAATCAACACCAATAAATCTACTTTTTTAGGTCTTCCAAATGCTGCCATTGCGCTCATTGCTGCACTGATTGTTCTTCCTGTATAAAGAACATCATCTATCAAAATGACTTTTTTGTCTTCTATTACAAAAGGAACTTCTGTCATATTGGCTCTCAAAGGCTCGTTTCTTCTCCTAAAATCATCTCTATAAAAAGTAACATCCAGCTTTCCAAAAGGAATTTTTTTATTCAAACGACTTTCTAAACGCTGATGAATGCGCTCTGCAAAGAGTGTTCCTCGTGGCTGAATCCCCAAAAGAACAGTATCAGAAAAATCTGAATAGTTTTCGATGAGTTGTTCACACAGACGGCTTACAGTAAGGTCTAATAATGTTGAAGAAAAAAGTAATCTTTTCATTGTAGTAATAATTGAATTTACTAAATTTCTATATTCTAAAAAAGTTCATCACCAGCCAAATATTCGTCATCTGCAACATCAAAACTCGTTTCTTCTGGCAATGGATAGGCTGCAGAAAAACCTTTTTGTTCTTTAATATGCTTACAAATTCGTTCTACCTCTGGCGTATCTACAAAGGCACATTGCAGACGTAAAATATCCGAGCCATTGGAAAGCAACATATCGCCCTGCCCAACAAGCTGCTCTGCTCCACCAGTATCTAAAATAATCCTAGAGTCAATTTTTGAAGTAACACGAAATGCCATACGAGCAGGAAAATTGGCTTTTATAATACCTGTAACCACATTTACTGACGGACGTTGCGTAGCGACAACCAAATGAATTCCGATAGCACGAGCCATTTGAGCTAGTCTTGCAATTGGTTTTTCGGCTGCTTTTCCTGCAATAATCATCAAATCGGCAAGTTCATCAATAACCAAAACAATATAAGGCAAATAACGATGGTGTTCGTCCAGAAGCTGATGCGTTTTGAATTTTTGATTGTATTCCTTTACATTTCTACAATCGCCATCTTTCAGAAGGTCGTAACGGCTATCCATTTCTCTACAAAGAGCTTCTAATGTTTTGACAGCATCTACCGAATCTGTAACAATTGGTTCTGCATTTGGAAGGTGTGCTAGATAATGTTTCTCTAGTTTTGAGAAAAGTGAAAACTCTACCTTTTTTGGGTCAATCATCACAAATTTGAGTTCGCTAGGGTGTTTTTTATAAATTAACGAAGTCAAGATTACATTTATACCTACTGATTTTCCTTGTCCTGTTGCTCCTCCAATAAGAAGATGGGGCATTTTGGCAAGGTCGGTAATAAAAATTTCATTTGAAATGTCTCGTCCCAAAACTAAAGGTAACTCTTTTCTAGAATGTCTAAAAGATTCGTGTTCTAAAAGCGTTCGAAGAGGAACAATTTCTCTGTTTTTGTTAGGAACTTCAATTCCGATAGTTCCCTTTCCTGGCATTGGTGCAATGATTCGAATACCTAAAGCTGAAAGATTGAGTGCAATATCATCTCCCAAATTTCGAATTTGTGCAATTTTTACCCCTGGTGCTGGTACAATTTCATAAAGTGTAACAGTTGGTCCTACTTCTGCGTGAATTCTTTTTATATCAATCTTGAAATTTTTGAGAGTCTGTTCGATTCTCATTTTTGTTTCATTGAGTTCTCCTTTATCAATTTGATGCTTTTTCACAACAGGATTATCTAATAAATCGGTTGGAGGAGTGGCATATTTTGGAAGTTCATCATTCGGATTGTAAGGCGTAATACCTGCATAAAGAGATTTTCCATCTTCTTCTTCTATTAGCTCTTCGACATTCTCGCCGTACAAATCTTTTACTCTACTGACAGAAGGAGGCATTGGCAAATCCAAATCTAGCTCTTCTTCTTTTTCTGAATTGGTGTTTTGAACTTCTTCAATTTCTTGATTTTGAGTTGTTGTGTTTTCGTCTTCTCTTTGAGTGTTCTGTATTGTATTTTCTACTTTTTCTTCTGAAACTTCCTCTTTTGGTGTTTTGGTAGAAGGAATATGAATAGCAAAAGGATTGTCTTCATTTTCTGTTTCTTTTTCCTTTTTTTCTGTATCAGAAATTCCGAAATCTCTAGCTGATGGAATGAAGAATCCGTTTTCATCTTTTTTGTCTTCTTCTTTTTTTCCGTCTTTTTTATTGAATTTACTCTTACTATTTGCTTCTTCTTTTGCTTTTTGTATTTCGCTCTTTAAGTCATTTTCTTCTTTTCCAAACTGTTCGTTTTTGAGTTCTT harbors:
- a CDS encoding energy transducer TonB, with translation MKRFTQFFACLFLVFFICFVSNFSVFGQTQNEEEEEIIEVEQHPEGFYKDIEISIEDVVNEPIESLEEEKEEAPFCCILYMEQNAVFEGGMDYFKEVVNNQMRFSETMKEGRVFIQFVVEKTGKVSEIKVIKGLSEENDKEALRIMTLISENYSWKPAEQRGKKVKVRMSIPIFFKEENTIPIEINDSLQNVLLDLSFLDSIKIPAVEIKREEEEEEEVFSFDASSNPIFEGGWGNFNEIIEKNLQFPKGGKEGRVLLWFVVDTTGKMIDFEVKESPNEENSKETLRVMNLINESHSWKPRIDSKTGKKYKVRLAMFITFKK
- the pyrR gene encoding bifunctional pyr operon transcriptional regulator/uracil phosphoribosyltransferase PyrR, producing the protein MKRLLFSSTLLDLTVSRLCEQLIENYSDFSDTVLLGIQPRGTLFAERIHQRLESRLNKKIPFGKLDVTFYRDDFRRRNEPLRANMTEVPFVIEDKKVILIDDVLYTGRTISAAMSAMAAFGRPKKVDLLVLIDRKYTRDLPIAPNYTGKTVNTILSEHIEVEWTQEGAKEDKIWLIS
- a CDS encoding DNA translocase FtsK 4TM domain-containing protein, whose translation is MADNSFKDSVFDNQNPSQETEEKAIENGNTESLTSSFSNKMKALFSSSSQSFGQDTTSDNSFSIVNLISAIGIWVFVLLLGVSFVSFIYTGEADQSLVLGIFSDTPTQDTPQNWLGMFGAIVSHFLIERWFGIGAFLLLVIGTTAGLVLIKKYEFNNWKELSFSLFFVIFLMSSILGYLVYMTETQTAWAFLCGGIGYALSALFGQIFTPIFIITALIGFGYFFGKDRLNIELYTNFSDKKDKEKREQKQKATLQNPVPSASVDAFKEIEASETKTQTDEDNKIEEDNQTQSSSSKQNIEVIDPTQKQPNVTITDDTKVEKKQSFFDKMFGNTTDATNKEESKKEARKQENPFESNTKIKDNLNRQLPQKELKNEQFGKEENDLKSEIQKAKEEANSKSKFNKKDGKKEEDKKDENGFFIPSARDFGISDTEKKEKETENEDNPFAIHIPSTKTPKEEVSEEKVENTIQNTQREDENTTTQNQEIEEVQNTNSEKEEELDLDLPMPPSVSRVKDLYGENVEELIEEEDGKSLYAGITPYNPNDELPKYATPPTDLLDNPVVKKHQIDKGELNETKMRIEQTLKNFKIDIKRIHAEVGPTVTLYEIVPAPGVKIAQIRNLGDDIALNLSALGIRIIAPMPGKGTIGIEVPNKNREIVPLRTLLEHESFRHSRKELPLVLGRDISNEIFITDLAKMPHLLIGGATGQGKSVGINVILTSLIYKKHPSELKFVMIDPKKVEFSLFSKLEKHYLAHLPNAEPIVTDSVDAVKTLEALCREMDSRYDLLKDGDCRNVKEYNQKFKTHQLLDEHHRYLPYIVLVIDELADLMIIAGKAAEKPIARLAQMARAIGIHLVVATQRPSVNVVTGIIKANFPARMAFRVTSKIDSRIILDTGGAEQLVGQGDMLLSNGSDILRLQCAFVDTPEVERICKHIKEQKGFSAAYPLPEETSFDVADDEYLAGDELF